The Catellatospora citrea DNA segment CTGGACGAGCTGGAGGCGGCCGCGCTGCGGCTGTTCCCGGCCTGGCTGCCCGCGGCCGAGCACCTCGAAGGGCCGGGCGGGGCGGGCGTGCCCGCCGTGCGCGCCCTGGCGCTGGAGCTGGCCGCCGCCACCCGCCACTTCGGCCCGTTCCTCGCCGACCTCGCCGAGCAGGCACTGCGCGACCGGCAGCCGGTGGGCGGCGGATCGCGGCGGCGGCCGATCGCGGTCCGCTTCGCCCCCGAGGTGCGCGCCGCCGGGCTGGCCCGGGTCGTCGCCGAGAGCTACCGGCGGGCGGGCGCGGCGCTGCTGGTCGACGTGCCCCACGGGCTGGACCCGGATCGGCAGCGGGCGCTGGCCGCCGCGGGGGAGTGGCTGGCCGCGCACGGCGGCTTCACGGTGTGGCTGGCCGGAGCCGACCTGCCCGCGGCGGGACGCGTCACGGCGTACCCGGTGCGGCTGCCCGAGCACGTCGTGGCACTGGTCGCCACGTCGGGCGACGCCCTGCCAGGCGACGGCCCGGCCGCCGGGCCTGCCCCGGCGACGCTGACCTATCCGCCGGTCGAGGGCCGCCCGCGCGCGGACAGCGCCGCCGAGACCGCGCTGGAGGCGGCGCTGGTGCAGGCGGCCTGGGCCGCGGGGCGGGTCTGGAACCGCCGGTACGCGGCCCGCCCGCACTACATCATCGACCTGGTCTGGTCCGACGAGCGGTGCGCGGTCGAGATCGACGGCGACGACCACCGCGGGCCCCACAAGTTCGCCCACGACCGTCGCCGCGACGTGCTTCTGCAGCTCGACGGCTTCGCCGTGCTGCGCTTCACCAACCACCAGGTCCTCACCGAACTCGGCCAGGTGCTGGCACACCTGGAGCAGTACCTCCGATCCCGACGCACCGACGCGCACAAGGAGAAGAAATGACCAAGCTCAAGCCCTCGGAGAAGGCGTGCCTGCTGCTGCTCATGTCGGAGGCCCGTGAGGTCTCCAACACCGAGCTGCGCGAACGCTTTGACGGCTTCTCGATCCAGGGAGCGGACAGCCGCGCTCTGGTCGACAACGGGTTCGCCACCAAGCGCAAGGGGGCCAAGGGCGCGCTGGTGCACGAACTGACCGACAAGGGCTGGGCGAAGTGCAAGGAGGAGCTGACGTCGGACTTCGTCAAGGGCGCCGGGCCGGCCTACCCGGCGCTGCACGCGCTGCTCGGCGCGGTCGACCGCTACCTGCGCCGGGCCGAGCTGAGCCTGCCCGACCTGTTCACCGCCAGCACCCCGCCGCCCGCGCCGCTGCCGGTGGTCAAGATCAAGCCGGTGGTCAAGCGCGGGCTGGAGAAGCGCGTGCGCACCGCGTACGACAAGCTCGCCGACACGCCGCAGGCCTGGGTCAGCCTCACCGACCTGCGCCGGGAGCTGACCGGGGCGTCGGCCGCGGAGGTCGACGCGGCGCTGATGAAGATGGCCGTGGCGCGCACCATCGTGCTGGTGCCCGAGGACAACCAGAAGACCCTGACCGACGAGGACCGCGCCGCCGCGATCCACATCGGTGGTGAGGACAAGCACCTGCTGTCGATCGAGGCCGAGTGAACCCCGACGAGCGCCGGGCGCTGTCGAACCTGCGCTTCGACGTCGCCCCGGTGCCCGACGACGTCTGGCGCGGCTCGCCCTTCCACGTCGAGGCCCTGCACGACGACGTGGTCCGGCACATCCTGCACGGCCTCGACGACGCCCGGCGCAGCCCCGACGGCAGCCCGATCGGCATCGCCATGCAGGGGCAGCCCGGGTCGGGCAAGACGCACCTGCTGGGCTGGGTCCGCGAGCAGACCCAGCGCGGCGGCGGCTACTTCTTCCTGGTCGGGCTGCTGGACGGGGCGGCGTTCTGGTCCAGCGCCACCCTGGCCGTGGTCAACGGCCTGCAGCGCGACCACCTGGGGCAGGGCAGCCAGCTGTCGGTGTTCCTGGACCGGTTGTGCGCCGCGGCCGAGGTGCCCGAGGCGGCCGCGGCGGCGGTCACCGGCCGTGCCCGGCTGACCCGGGCGCACCTCGACGAGTTCGCCGCGGCGCTGCGGCGCTTCGACGGCCCCGTCGGCATGGCCTGCCACCACACCGCGCGGGCGCTCGCGCTGCTCGGGGCGGCCGACGACCCGGCCGCGCAGGACGTCGGCTACACGTACCTGCAGTCGATGCAGGAGATGGAGCCGGGGGAGCGGCAGCAGTGGGGCATCCAC contains these protein-coding regions:
- a CDS encoding endonuclease domain-containing protein, whose amino-acid sequence is MTPHWTHTPAGRVTRLRGASTEVIELALTPLPADAPAVVTFRPPLATTAAEVVACALDELEAAALRLFPAWLPAAEHLEGPGGAGVPAVRALALELAAATRHFGPFLADLAEQALRDRQPVGGGSRRRPIAVRFAPEVRAAGLARVVAESYRRAGAALLVDVPHGLDPDRQRALAAAGEWLAAHGGFTVWLAGADLPAAGRVTAYPVRLPEHVVALVATSGDALPGDGPAAGPAPATLTYPPVEGRPRADSAAETALEAALVQAAWAAGRVWNRRYAARPHYIIDLVWSDERCAVEIDGDDHRGPHKFAHDRRRDVLLQLDGFAVLRFTNHQVLTELGQVLAHLEQYLRSRRTDAHKEKK